CGTTAAATTATGCGCACGAACAAATTGTTTGATTTGCAGCAACTTATTATGCAATTCTTCCACATACAATCTATAATATTCTGTTTGCATACCTCTATGTTAAGAATTATTCCTACGACCATTAAAGCCATGTAATATGTACTACATCAACAACACTGTTTTATAAAGAGAGTATAATACCAAGAAAAACAAAATAGCAATAAATATTAATACAATCCACATTACACTATCATTTTTCTTTTTAAGAAGGTTTTCAGCTTCATGCGCATTTCTTCCTTTAGGAAAGTGTGCTAAATAATCTTTTAGTCTATTTGTCAATTTATATTGTTCAAACAACAAATCATCCGCTTTTGATACATTTCTTCCATTTGGATATTGTACAATATATTCTTCTAAATTATGAGCAGATTTATATTGTTTAAAAATAAGGTCATCAAGTCGATTTTTAATAGAAGATAAATACCAACCATTAGGATATCGTTTTATATAGTCTTTACAACTAGAAATAGTTTCTTTGTATTTCTCATATAAATAAGATTCATACTTTAAAGTATCTTTAAAGGACTGAACCTCTTTCAAATATTTCCCTTCAGGATATTTTTCTATATAATTATTATATGCATGATTTGAAAGTTCTTTTTTAGCATAAATTTCTTTGCACTCATTATAATAATCTTCCTCTGTACGTAAATCTATAAAATCTTCATGCTCCCATTCTGACATAAAGCCTTGAGTTGGAGGAATACGAACCCCCATTTCAGCATAAATATCTCTTGATGTTGAATAATTCTGAAATGGATTGACAGAGAATCCTGAAATCACTGTCATTAGAATTGCTCTTTGTTGAGAATACCATGTATTTACGTATTGTTGTAAAAAAGGTTCTACTAAATATCCTTTAATACTTCTAATGGCTATATTTCTTATATCTTTTATATCAAATTGAGGATCTAATTGTGCAATAAACTTCCTAATTGCATTTTCATTAGGACTCAATCTATTTGTTTGAAATTCTTTTGAAGTATCTAAACGCTCTATATTTACTATAATATTCCAACAAAAACGTAACATCCACATCAAACTAACTAATGTTTCTTTTTCGTTTTTTTGTAACATATTTTTTAATTCATCATTTACATGGCTGTTAAAAGTTTCTATAACAAATCCGAGCAATATATTTGCTATTAATGTTGAAATCTCAATGTAATATTTATTTTGTATACCTAATTTACTCTTAATAGAAACTATAAATGGAACGCAATTAAACAAAGCGTCTTTACATCCTTTAAAAGAATAAAATTCATCATGAAACTTTCGCAATTCTTCTTTAATAGCTTTATCCTCAGCAAAAATTTCCAATGGAGGCAGATTTTTAATAACTTGTTTCAGTATATCCACATTTTCTTTACAACGATCCTTAACCGTCTTACTTACAACTACCGTCATTGCGTAAGATTGAAGTTGCATCGCTTTATAAGCCGCATCCGGTTCGTCAGCTTCATTAAAATAGTCTATGCCACATTGTAAAATCTCAAGACCTAACTTATCTGCAATCATTTGATACTGCAAATCCGTTTCAGATGAGAAAACCTTAAGCTGTTGTAAAAGCCCTGCTGTATCTTTCATCAATTTCACACCAGCATTATATCGTGCTGTAGCACCTTTGCCACGCGACGACTTGGCTATTTCTATAACCGACTGAATTTGCTCTATAAGCGGTTTAACAGATTTTTCTACAACATGACTTTTCCAAGTATCATTCGTAATCAAAGGCAAGATTACATCAGAAGCTATCTCTTCACAAAGTACATCTATAAAACTTAAAGCTATGGATTCAGACAAAGTGTTATCTTCCTTCCCAACAATAGCCAATACAAATTGAACTGCATATTGGGTATAAAGTAGTTCAGCACAAGCAATAGCATTTGAATAGTCTTCTTGAATCAATGCACAAACAATTCTGTTCTGCAAAGAAGAAGCACTATCTTTTTTCATCCAAATATTAATCGCTTCACCCATATTCCCTGCAAATAGATGATTGAAAGCAATATCATCCAAAGGAGTAGCTTTCATAAACCAGAATTGAGCATATTTAATTTGCTCATTAGACAAAGCAAGACTCGCTTCCGCTTGTGCTACCGATTCCGATGTCCTGTCAATAGGAGTCAAATATTGCGACAAATCCAAAGGAAAATCCACGTGTTTTCCTACTTTCAGAAAAGCTTTGAGTCGATTATGATTGGCTACACGTTCTTTTATGGGCGAATTAGAATAAACACCTAATTGCCTATATGGATTATTTATAATAATGTTCATGCCAACTTAATAAACCAGTTAGCCGACTCCTTACTAACTCCCTAAAATATTAATACTTAACTACACACAAAAAACGTGGAGCCAGTCTGTCACTCGTTCCACGCTATAAAGGCCTTCGCATTGCCCGGATTGTCGAAACGAGCAACGCCGAAAGCCCCACGCCGATGTCTGTATATAGTCCACCCTTTCCCTTACGATATAATAAGGTACACTACGGGCTGTACATATAAAACACCCTTGGGGCGTTCCCGTTGCTTTGTTTTTGACAATCCGTAGAAGTTGCGAAGTTCTTATAGCGTCAAAACCAAAGCGTCCAGTAACGCCTTTTTATGTATATGTATCCCACCCGACCCTTCCACATAAGGAATTATCGGCATGGGATTGCTACAAATGTAAACAATAGTTACGAATAAATCAAACGATATTGCCTTTTTATTTGAAAATTCTATCGAACCAAGAAAGAGGCATATACAAAGCCATAAAAAAACTTCGTGTATGCCTCTTCCTTGTTCTTCCACCTGCAATCAGAATCTATTTCGCTTTTTGCGCTTCCTTTTTATCTTGGTAATGAAAATATACCAAACTGGCAATAGCTATCACCATCACAGACACAATAACGGCTCCCATTATTTTTCCTCCTTTTCATAAGGCAAAAAATAATCTTTTCTTTCTGATACACAAAATCTTTTTCTTCAGAATCATATCATAAACATACGATTTATGGGAAAACAATAATCTATTTAGAAGCTGTTTTGAATTTATCGTGCGATGATTTGGGATGAGTTTTTGAGGCATTTCCGCTTGTGTGATGAGGAAGATAGCGGGCTATCTGACGAAGAACAGAAGCGGAAAGGACCAAAAAATCGCCCAAAGCACACACGAAAACGGATACATCAAGACGAGAAAAACTTTTTGGAGAAATTCAAAACAGTTTCTCAAAACAGCTTCTAAAAGTAGTCACGTGTTTAAATAGGTGATGGATGCCTTGCACACTTTCATCCGTAAACAGGCAGGAGGGCAGGAAAGCGCGACAAGTTTCATACCCGGTTTAGATATACTGAAACTTTAGTTTCAGTGCATTTAAACAAAAGTTTCAGCAGGATAAAACTAAAGTTTCAGCATATCTAAACTGGCATGAAACTACCTTAAGCAGGTTAAAGCATCCATTCTCAACGGATTATGCGCCCGTTTATTCCGCTTCGAGATACAGCACCCGGCTGGCATAATCATTCAGCTTGTGATAGTCCACCTTATGCGTGTAAGGGATTTCCAAGCCGTTTTCCATCAAGAACTTGCCCGAATACGCTTTCCCCTCGAACGGGAGAGGCTCGTTATCGATGCGGTTCAACTCTTTGACCCGATACATCTTCGCCGGGTCGAGCCCTGCCATGCGCACACGTGGCAAATGCTGGTTATAAAACGTTTCCATTTTCCACCAATAGAATACCGCCTTGTCTTTCTCGGGCGAAGTATACATCAGAGACGCCACCCCCAAGCGGTCGTAGGGAGAAACCAGACGGTAGATGTCCCCGAACTGCACTACGGGACGAATCATCTTGTAATCGGCTATTGCCTTCCGGCAAATCTCCTTCTCCTCCTCGGTCATGTTCTTTGGCTGGATTTCCATGCCCAGACGCCCGCTCATCGCCACATCGATACGGTATTTGATAGGAACGGTACGGAAGACCTGATGATTGGGAGCCGAACTGATGTGGGACGCCATGGCTATCGCCGGGAAGAAATACGAGGTGCCCCATTGCATGTAAATGCGCTGGAGGGCATCAGTATTGTCGCTCACCCAGAACTCGTCGAACCAAGGCAGGTAACCCCAGTTGGCACGTCCTCCGCCGCTGGCACAAGCCTGGATAGTAAGGTCAGGGTATTTGGCACGGATACGGTTGCATACACTCTCGAAGCCACGATGATACTCGATGTACATGTGGCTTTGGTTGTCAGCGGTCAGGTAATTCGAACCGTGGTTCATAATCGCCATATTGGCGTCCCACTTGATATACTCGATTTCGGGATACTTGCTCATCAGGTCATCCACCACGCCGAACACGAAGTCCTGCACTTCGGGATTGCCGAGGTCAAGTACAACCTGCGTTCCGCCACGTCCCAATACTGGGTCGCGCTGGGGAGCTTTCACAATCCATTCGGGATGCTTCTCGTAGAGTTCGCTCGTAGTATTCGACATTTCCGGCTCTATCCAGATACCGAATCCCACATGATGTTTCTTCGCGTCACGGAGCAATCCCTCAATGCCTTCGGGAAGCTTACGGGTATCTACCACCCAGTCGCCCAACGAAGAATTATCGGTATTGCGCTGGTACTTGCCTCCGAACCATCCGTCATCCATCACAAACAATTCTCCGCCCATTGATTCGATGTCCGCCATCATCTGTTCCATGCCTTGCTGGTTGATGTCGAAGTAAACGCCTTCCCAGCTATTGAGCAGGATTTTGCGAGGCTTGTCTCCATGCGCCAGCTTATAAGTGCGTCCCCAGCGGTGAAAGTTCCGGCTGGCTCCGCTCAACCCTTCGTCCGAATAAGTAAGGGCAAGCACCGGAGTCTTGAACGTTTCGCCTTTCTGCAAATGATACATGGAATTATCTTCATTGATACCGGCAAAGAACTGGTGGTATTCGCTATCATCGGTGTCAATACGGAGCTTATAATTTCCTGTATAGCAAAGTGCCGCACCAATGGTCCGCCCTACGTTTTCCTGTGGACGGCCGTCGAGCGAAAACATCACTTCGGCATGTGCCGTATGCGAATTGCGCACCCCGTCCTTGTTCTTTATCACTTTCATGCCCGGCTCCAACGGTTCCTGAGCCAAACGCCCTTCGTTCGCCCACGAACCATACAGGCTGGAGAGCCATACATTTCCCCTGCGGATGGGCAGGTAAGCCGAAGCGAACTGGTTGAGCACTACAGGTTTCTTTTCTTCGTTCGTTATTTCGGTCCAGGTCTCAATGATGTCCACATCCTGATAAGCCCGGTAACATACGTTGACATAAAATGGATACACCTTATCTTTCAAGCGGACAGAAACTTCCGTTGTCTTATCCCCATCGGTCGTAGCCACGCTTTCCACCACCAGCTGGGTTGACATGTTCCCGTCGGCATGGCATACCGAGAGCGCCGTTTCTGCCGGAGTATTCATTCCATACACCGGATAAGCGGCATGATTGCACGTACGCACCGCATCAATCTGTTTCAGATCCGCATCGCCCAGCTTCGTACCATAATATACATATTTCAATTCTCCCCCTTGCGGTGCGTCAATCACCAGCGAGGTTTCGGGAGTAGAGAGGCGCACAAGTTGCTCTTGCGCCCATACACCGGAAGCGAAAAGCGAAGCTCCGGCAACTAATAAGACTTTAGCTTTCATGTTTTTCATGATGAGTTGTTTTAAATGATATCGATGCAAAAATAGGCATATTCCACCAATGCGAATGATACTGTATTATCTTTTTCATTACAGATAGCGTGGGTTGCTCCATTAAATATAGAAATATCTTCTCCTATTTTGTGAAGAGTCAAAATAATTAATTACCTTTGCTCTTATTAGTTTGCTTATCTATCAAACCACTATAAATAAACGCATTATGATAACAATAGAAGGAATTGACCCTAATATGATTGCCAATAACATCGAATCGGCATATCCGACACATCCAGGTTCGATTCTGAAAGATGAAATCGAATACCGGGGTATCACCCAGCATAAGCTGGCACAACAAATGGGAGTGCCTTATTCGGCTTTAAACGAGATACTGAACGGCAAACGGCCTTTGACCGAAAAAATGGCTTTATTATTCGAAGCAATCTTAGGTATTGATGCGGAACCATTGCTTGCTTTGCAGACCGACTATAATTTGCGGAAAATGCGCAAAGACAGCTCCTTCATGGAAAGGCTAACGGAATTACGTAAAATAGCATCTCTTCTCTAAAAATCTTATACAAATAATGAAACACCTGCATTTCACCCTGCTCTTGCTTGCCGCCCTCCTGCTGGCAGGCTGCTCTACCGTCCCCCTGACCGGACGGAAGCAAATGCTTTTGGTATCGGATAGCGAAGTGCTGTCCTCCAGTCTTACCCAATACAACGACTATATCAAGTCGGCTAAGAAATCGGCCAATGCCGCACAAACCGCCATGGTGGTACGGGTAGGGAAAAAGATAGCCTCCGCCACCGAATCCTACCTGCGCGCGAACGGCATGGCATCGGAAATCCAGAACTTCGCCTGGGAATTCAATCTCATACAAGACCCGCAAGTGAACGCCTTCTGCATGCCGGGCGGAAAGATTGTAGTTTATGAAGGACTGATGAAGCTGGTCTCGTCCGATGACGAACTGGCGGTAGTGGTGGGGCACGAAGTGGCTCATGCCGTAGCAAAGCATAGCAATGAACGCCTGAGCCAACAAGTAATGGCGCAATATGGCGCGAATATCCTCAATTCGCTGGTAAGCGACAAGAGTTCTGCGGTGCAAAAGGTTGCAGGCACGGTTTACGGCATCGGCGCACAATACGGCATGATGCTTCCCTTCTCGCGCAAACACGAATCGGAAGCAGACTATATGGGGCTGGTATTCATGACCATGGCTGGGTACAATCCCGATGTAGCCGTCGGATTCTGGCAAAAGATGTCGGCAGGAAGCGGAGGGTCTGTACCCGAGTTTATGAGCACACACCCCAGCGACGCCACGCGTATCGCCGATATCCGGAAGGAATTGCCGGGCATCAAGGCGAAGTACCGCAAATGAATGAATAAACATAACTGATTAATTTGATAAGAACACAGAGACACAAAGACACAGAGAAAAAATTTTTATCTTTCATTCCCAATAAAAACTCTGCGCCTTTGTGTCTCTGTGTTCTATTAATAAAAAAGAATCCAATGAAACAACTCTTTCTTGCACTCGCAACCCTATTATGTGCCGTGAGCATACATGCGCAAGAACGTCCCTTCCTTCCCCTGTCGGGCACCTGGGAAAGCTCGTTAGGCACTTGCCGGCTTCCGGGCAGTACCGATGAAAACAAATTGGGCAAGCCGGCACAGGCTCCCTATGCTACGGCTCAGTTGACAAGGCTCTATTCGTATAGCGGACAAGTCACCTACGAACGCGACTTCACCTTGCCCGAAAGCTTTGCCGGAAAGAAGCTCCGCCTGATTATGGAACGCACCAAGCCCAGCACGCTTTGGATAGACGGAGACAGCATCGGGAGCCTGACCCATCTGTATGCTCCGCACGAGTATGAGCTTCCTCCCCTCGCATCGGGAAATCACCACATCGCCATCCGGATAGATAATTCCGAGACCTCTGTGCCCAAAGAAATACAAGGCTCGCACGCCTGGAGCGATGCCACCCAAACCAATTGGAACGGCATCTTGGGACGGTTCGGCATCGAAGCCCGTGATGAAGCCTATATAAATAAGGTGGAAGTGTATCCCTCGTTCATCCGGAAACGTGCCCTCGTGAAACTGACCGTCAATACCGAACGGTATGAAGACGCTACCATACGCATTGAAGGCAACGCATGGAATACCCCCGAAAACCATGTCCTCCCCACTTTGGAACAGAAGATTCCGCTCCAGCCCGGACCTACCTCGTTTACCCTTACCCTCGACATGGGAGACTCACCCCTGCTTTGGAGCGAATTCCATCCTGCCCTTTACCGGCTTCGCGTCAGCCTCGATACAGACCATACGCACGATGAACAGAGCGTGGATTTCGGCATGCGCAATTTCCGCACCGAGGGCACCCAATTCGTATTAAATGACAAGAAAATATTCCTCCGGGGCAAGCATGACGGATGCGTATTCCCCCTTACCGGTTATGCCCCGATGGACGTGGACGCATGGCGCAAGGTGTTCCAAACCGCCAAGCGGTACGGCATCAACCATTACCGGTGCCACTCGTACACACCTCCCGAAGCAGCCTTGAAAGCCGCCGACATCGAAGGCATCTATTTCCAGATTGAATTACCCCTATGGGGAAAAATCGAACGGAAGAACACAAGCCTCAACTCTTTCTTGAAGCGGGAAGGCGACATGCTGCTCGACTGGTTGGGCAATCATCCTTCGTTCATGATGTTAGGCTTGGGGAATGAACTGAACGGCGAAGTGGAAGTCATGCGCGAATGGCTTTCCGATTTCCGCCGGAAAGACCCTCGGCATCTGTATTGCTTTGGCTCAAACAACTACTTAGGCTGGATGGGACCACAAGAGGGAGAAGATTTTTTCGTAACGTGCCGGGTAGGCGGAGGCGAAGGATATTCGACTCATGTACGTTCTTCCTTCGCATACGTGGATGCAGAAAAGGGAGGCATCCTGAACAACACCCGTCCCAATACAACCGCCAATTATGCACAAGCCATCGCCCGGTGTCCCCGTCCCGTAGTGGGACACGAGACCTGCCAGTTCCAGATATACCCGGACTACCAGCAAATTGCGAAATACAGAGGCGTGCTGTATCCATATAATCTGGAAATATTCCGTAACCGGCTAAAAGAAAATCACCTATACGACCAAGCCGAAGCTTTCCATCGTGCTACGGGACATTTCTCTGTGGCATGTTACAAAGCCGATATCGAATATGCCCTGCGCACACCCGGCTTCGGAGGTTTCCAAATGCTCGACCTGCAGGACTATCCCGGCCAAGGCTCGGCACTGGTAGGCATATTAGACGCTTTCATGGAAACCAAAGGCATCACAGACCCCGAAACCTTCTACGGCTTCTGTGCCCCGGTAGTCCCTCTGGCAGAGATGAAAGACTTCTGCTGGCAGAACACCCAAACCCTTCAGGTACGTGTAGCCCTTTCGAATTACGAAGAAAACGACTGGAACACCCCTATCCGCTGGCAATTGATATCGGATGACGGGACGTGGGAAAAGAAAGGCACACTCTCCTGCTCCGCACCGCAAGGAAATGTCACTCCCATAGGAAACATCGAGCTTCCCCTCAACGAACTGAAGACCGCGCAACGCCTGACCCTGAACTTACAGACAGGAACATACCACAATTATTACCACCTGTGGGTGTACCCCGAAGAGCAGGAAAACACGGAGGGAGTTTACGTCGACTCCCTACTTAACAAGCAGGTGAAAGCCAAGCTGGCAAAGGGAGAAACCGTACTCTTGCTTCCCCGCCACAAGGACATCGGGAAACAAAGCGTAGGAGGCATGTTCACACCCGATTATTGGAACTATGCCATGTTCAAGACCATATCGGAAAATGCAGGCAAAGAGGTTTCTCCGGGTACGATGTCGATATTGGCAGATCCCGCACACCCCTTATTCCGCCACTTCCCTACCGAAGAGCATAGTGACTGGCAATGGTGGAGCATCACCCGGAATTCGCGTCCAATGATACTGAACCACACAAACAAGGCATACCGTCCCGTAGTGCAAGTCATTGATAATATCGAACGGAACCACAAACTGGGTATCGTCTTCGAGTTCCGCATCGGAAAAGGAAAGCTTCTGGTCTGCACCACCGACCTCAATGCCATTAAAGGCACACCCGAAGGAAACCAGTTCCGCACCGCCCTGCTCCGCTATGCAAAGTCGGCACAATTCCAGCCCGACACCGTATTGACATGGGAAGAACTGACCCGGCTTTTCACCGAGGACATCATCCAACGAGATATACAAGGAGTAAAGAATCAATCGGACTATAGTTCGAATGTGCCAATGTGAAAATGTGCCAATGTGAGAATGTGCCAATGTGAGAATGTGCTAATGTGAGAATGCATTAGCTCATTAGCAAATTAACACATTGTCACATTAACGAATTAACACATTAACAAATTAATAAATTTAAGACCATGATAGTACAAGACAAAAACGTCATCCGCGAAATTACCCCTCTTTCGGAAAAAGACTGCTTCTACATTGCAGACCGAAGGAAAAGCGAGTTCACTTATCCGATGCATTGTCACAAGGAGTTCGAATTGAACTTCGTAATCAATGCATCCGGCGTATTGCGTATCGTGGGAGACTCGGCAGAAGTTATCGGCGATTACGACCTGGTGTTAATCACCAGCCCCGACTTGGAGCATGTATGGGAACAACATGAGTGCAAGAGCACGGATGTACGCGAAATCACCATCCAGTTCTCGCCCCAATTCATGAAGACCTTGCTTGCCACAAATCAGTTCGACCGCATTTCCAAGATGTTTGACAAAGCACAAAACGGCATCTGTTTCCCAACTACCGCCATCATGAAAGTCTATTCCATACTCGACAAATTGCCTGATACAAAGGGATTCTACGCCGTAACCAGCTTTCTTACCTTATTGTATGAACTGTCCATGTTCACCGATGAAGCCCGCGTACTGTCCAGTTCATCTTTTGCCAAAATCAAGCAACACTCAGATAGCCGACGGGTACAAAAGGTACAAGATTACATCAACCAGCATTACAAAGAAGAAATCCGATTGGGGCAACTGGCGGATATGGTGGGCATGACCGAAGTATCATTCAGCCGTTTCTTCAAGCTCCGCACAGGCAAAACCCTCCAAGACTACATCACCGACATCCGGTTGGGATATGCCCTGCGCATGTTGGTAGACACCACCATGAGCATCGCCGAAATCTGTTACGAATCCGGCTTCAATAACCTTTCGAACTTCAACCGCATCTTCAAAAAGAAGAAAATGGTATCGCCGAAAGACTTCCGCTCCAACTACAAGAAAAAACGCATCTTAATTTAGTCCTTATATTTGCGCATATTATAGTAAAACAAAATTGGTTTGCGAAAAAATGGAATGGAACACAGAGACACAAAGACACAGAGCTTTATTTTTGAGAGAACAGAGTTCACAGAGTAAAAGTCTGGCTCTATGGTCTTTACCTTCTCTATATATTTATTTCTCCGTGCCTCTGTGCCTCTGTGTTCAATATAAAGGATTAACGGATTTTTCGCAATCCATTTCTGATTGACTATAATAACACAAAACATCAATAGAAAATCAATAGAAAATAAAATCAGATAAAATAGTATCAATTTCGTATTTTCATTTAGACTACATTTGCAAAAAATAAATCTAATTGCTTATGTGGAAACAAATGATTCTATCTCTTCTGCTTTTGCCAGCAATTCTTACCGGCTGCACATCAACCCCTAAGGAAAGCCCCTCTCCATTCATCCAAGTGAAGAACGGACAGTTCATCCGTAACGGACAACCTTATTATTATATAGGAGCCAACTTCTGGTACGGTGCCATCCTCGCCTCGGAAGGAACGGGAGGCAACCGCGAACGCCTGCACCGGGAACTCGACTCCCTGAAAGCCATCGGCGTGGACAACCTGCGCATCTTAGTCGGCTCGGACGGAAAGCGAGGCGTCCCCACCAAAGTGGAACCGACCCTGCAAGAAGCTCCGGGCATCTATAATGATACTATTTTGGCAGGATTAGACTACTTATTGGCAGAAATGGAAAAGCGTGACATGCTGGCGGTGCTCTATCTGAACAATTCGTGGGAATGGAGCGGAGGATACAGCCAGTACCTCGCTTGGGCAAGAGGAGACAAGGCTCCCGTGCCTGCCGTAGACGGATGGCCCGCCTTCATGAACTATGTAAAAGAGTTCGTGGTATCAGACAGCGCACAAGCACTGTTTGCCAATCACGTGAAATACATCCTCACCCGCACCAACCGGTACACCCACCGGAAATATACAGACGACCCGACCATCATGTCGTGGCAAATCGGGAACGAACCCCGTGCTTTCGCTTCCGACTCTATCCATAAAGCAGCCTTCGCCGAGTGGATGAGCAAGACTTCTTCCCTTATCCGCTCGCTTGACCCGAACCATCTTATTTCTACAGGAAGCGAAGGCAAACACGGATGTGAAGAAGACATTGCCCTCTTCGAAAAAGTCCATGCCGATACAAACATCGACTACATGAACATCCACATCTGGCCCTACAATTGGGGCTGGGCACCGAAGGACAGCCTTCAAGAGAATCTAGAAAAAGCCTGCACGAACACGCAAGCCTATATTGACGAACATCTGAATATAGCAAAAAAGTATCAGAAGCCGCTTGTACTGGAAGAGTTCGGCTATCCGCGTGACAGTTTTCAATTTGGTAAAAACATATCAACTCATGCCCGTGACGGGTATTACAAGTGTATCTTTGATTTAATAGTTAAACACGCAACCCATCAAAGCCTGTTGGCTGGTTGCAACTTCTGGGGCTGGGGCGGCTTAGCCGTTCCCTCCTCGGAACATGTTTTCTGGCAGCCAGGAGACGATTATACAGGTGATCCCGCCCAAGAAGAACAAGGG
The Phocaeicola salanitronis DSM 18170 genome window above contains:
- a CDS encoding AraC family transcriptional regulator; the protein is MIVQDKNVIREITPLSEKDCFYIADRRKSEFTYPMHCHKEFELNFVINASGVLRIVGDSAEVIGDYDLVLITSPDLEHVWEQHECKSTDVREITIQFSPQFMKTLLATNQFDRISKMFDKAQNGICFPTTAIMKVYSILDKLPDTKGFYAVTSFLTLLYELSMFTDEARVLSSSSFAKIKQHSDSRRVQKVQDYINQHYKEEIRLGQLADMVGMTEVSFSRFFKLRTGKTLQDYITDIRLGYALRMLVDTTMSIAEICYESGFNNLSNFNRIFKKKKMVSPKDFRSNYKKKRILI
- a CDS encoding M48 family metallopeptidase, with translation MKHLHFTLLLLAALLLAGCSTVPLTGRKQMLLVSDSEVLSSSLTQYNDYIKSAKKSANAAQTAMVVRVGKKIASATESYLRANGMASEIQNFAWEFNLIQDPQVNAFCMPGGKIVVYEGLMKLVSSDDELAVVVGHEVAHAVAKHSNERLSQQVMAQYGANILNSLVSDKSSAVQKVAGTVYGIGAQYGMMLPFSRKHESEADYMGLVFMTMAGYNPDVAVGFWQKMSAGSGGSVPEFMSTHPSDATRIADIRKELPGIKAKYRK
- a CDS encoding glycoside hydrolase family 2 TIM barrel-domain containing protein, with protein sequence MKQLFLALATLLCAVSIHAQERPFLPLSGTWESSLGTCRLPGSTDENKLGKPAQAPYATAQLTRLYSYSGQVTYERDFTLPESFAGKKLRLIMERTKPSTLWIDGDSIGSLTHLYAPHEYELPPLASGNHHIAIRIDNSETSVPKEIQGSHAWSDATQTNWNGILGRFGIEARDEAYINKVEVYPSFIRKRALVKLTVNTERYEDATIRIEGNAWNTPENHVLPTLEQKIPLQPGPTSFTLTLDMGDSPLLWSEFHPALYRLRVSLDTDHTHDEQSVDFGMRNFRTEGTQFVLNDKKIFLRGKHDGCVFPLTGYAPMDVDAWRKVFQTAKRYGINHYRCHSYTPPEAALKAADIEGIYFQIELPLWGKIERKNTSLNSFLKREGDMLLDWLGNHPSFMMLGLGNELNGEVEVMREWLSDFRRKDPRHLYCFGSNNYLGWMGPQEGEDFFVTCRVGGGEGYSTHVRSSFAYVDAEKGGILNNTRPNTTANYAQAIARCPRPVVGHETCQFQIYPDYQQIAKYRGVLYPYNLEIFRNRLKENHLYDQAEAFHRATGHFSVACYKADIEYALRTPGFGGFQMLDLQDYPGQGSALVGILDAFMETKGITDPETFYGFCAPVVPLAEMKDFCWQNTQTLQVRVALSNYEENDWNTPIRWQLISDDGTWEKKGTLSCSAPQGNVTPIGNIELPLNELKTAQRLTLNLQTGTYHNYYHLWVYPEEQENTEGVYVDSLLNKQVKAKLAKGETVLLLPRHKDIGKQSVGGMFTPDYWNYAMFKTISENAGKEVSPGTMSILADPAHPLFRHFPTEEHSDWQWWSITRNSRPMILNHTNKAYRPVVQVIDNIERNHKLGIVFEFRIGKGKLLVCTTDLNAIKGTPEGNQFRTALLRYAKSAQFQPDTVLTWEELTRLFTEDIIQRDIQGVKNQSDYSSNVPM
- a CDS encoding tetratricopeptide repeat protein, with the protein product MNIIINNPYRQLGVYSNSPIKERVANHNRLKAFLKVGKHVDFPLDLSQYLTPIDRTSESVAQAEASLALSNEQIKYAQFWFMKATPLDDIAFNHLFAGNMGEAINIWMKKDSASSLQNRIVCALIQEDYSNAIACAELLYTQYAVQFVLAIVGKEDNTLSESIALSFIDVLCEEIASDVILPLITNDTWKSHVVEKSVKPLIEQIQSVIEIAKSSRGKGATARYNAGVKLMKDTAGLLQQLKVFSSETDLQYQMIADKLGLEILQCGIDYFNEADEPDAAYKAMQLQSYAMTVVVSKTVKDRCKENVDILKQVIKNLPPLEIFAEDKAIKEELRKFHDEFYSFKGCKDALFNCVPFIVSIKSKLGIQNKYYIEISTLIANILLGFVIETFNSHVNDELKNMLQKNEKETLVSLMWMLRFCWNIIVNIERLDTSKEFQTNRLSPNENAIRKFIAQLDPQFDIKDIRNIAIRSIKGYLVEPFLQQYVNTWYSQQRAILMTVISGFSVNPFQNYSTSRDIYAEMGVRIPPTQGFMSEWEHEDFIDLRTEEDYYNECKEIYAKKELSNHAYNNYIEKYPEGKYLKEVQSFKDTLKYESYLYEKYKETISSCKDYIKRYPNGWYLSSIKNRLDDLIFKQYKSAHNLEEYIVQYPNGRNVSKADDLLFEQYKLTNRLKDYLAHFPKGRNAHEAENLLKKKNDSVMWIVLIFIAILFFLVLYSLYKTVLLM
- a CDS encoding HigA family addiction module antitoxin gives rise to the protein MITIEGIDPNMIANNIESAYPTHPGSILKDEIEYRGITQHKLAQQMGVPYSALNEILNGKRPLTEKMALLFEAILGIDAEPLLALQTDYNLRKMRKDSSFMERLTELRKIASLL
- a CDS encoding alpha-galactosidase, with product MKNMKAKVLLVAGASLFASGVWAQEQLVRLSTPETSLVIDAPQGGELKYVYYGTKLGDADLKQIDAVRTCNHAAYPVYGMNTPAETALSVCHADGNMSTQLVVESVATTDGDKTTEVSVRLKDKVYPFYVNVCYRAYQDVDIIETWTEITNEEKKPVVLNQFASAYLPIRRGNVWLSSLYGSWANEGRLAQEPLEPGMKVIKNKDGVRNSHTAHAEVMFSLDGRPQENVGRTIGAALCYTGNYKLRIDTDDSEYHQFFAGINEDNSMYHLQKGETFKTPVLALTYSDEGLSGASRNFHRWGRTYKLAHGDKPRKILLNSWEGVYFDINQQGMEQMMADIESMGGELFVMDDGWFGGKYQRNTDNSSLGDWVVDTRKLPEGIEGLLRDAKKHHVGFGIWIEPEMSNTTSELYEKHPEWIVKAPQRDPVLGRGGTQVVLDLGNPEVQDFVFGVVDDLMSKYPEIEYIKWDANMAIMNHGSNYLTADNQSHMYIEYHRGFESVCNRIRAKYPDLTIQACASGGGRANWGYLPWFDEFWVSDNTDALQRIYMQWGTSYFFPAIAMASHISSAPNHQVFRTVPIKYRIDVAMSGRLGMEIQPKNMTEEEKEICRKAIADYKMIRPVVQFGDIYRLVSPYDRLGVASLMYTSPEKDKAVFYWWKMETFYNQHLPRVRMAGLDPAKMYRVKELNRIDNEPLPFEGKAYSGKFLMENGLEIPYTHKVDYHKLNDYASRVLYLEAE